The genomic DNA AATGAGCGCAAATCAATATTAATGTAGTCTTtcactttaaatattaaaatctgtattattttaaatataaaggcatacttttaataataaaaacattggCTAGTTTGATTCAATTTACATAAACTATATGTTCATTAAAATAGAtacacaaaaaatataaaagttagtccgaattaaaaaaaaaaatcaatattttataaaacgatcaaaatttgaatttatagttgcaattttttctcaaatttaattcataatcaactagaaaattcaaataataaaaagaataaactaatattcaatcaattataatcaaaagaaataaaatttgagaTTTGCATCtcgaagaatatgaagaaatggAGGATCGAagttacacatttttttttttttttttttaagtaaaacaaATCAACTATtgaaccaattaggctaattcATTATTTCTGTAAATGGATTCgattattagaatttttttttaaaaaagtattatatttagacttaaataaatatatttctcCCTGTTACAAAATCAGCCAcggaaataaaatgttaaattttaagttGATAAATTTGTCTCACTTTAGGTGAAATTCTCGTGAGAATCCGGGCCAGGTGAAAGGTGAAAACATAGTAGGGtacaacaattaattaattaattaatgtacaCTATATTTGAATGAAAGAAGTTTTTGtctttaacaatataaattaacttCAAAGTGGCAAGAATCTAATTTAAACTACAATTTATTTTGcttcacaattattttttaaaataataataattgaatctATTTTTTAGTGTGTATGCAGCAAccacttaatttattatcaatacatataattaatatatttgatataataaaactaattgTTGATCTGTCTACACTATTATTGTATGTTGCCTCAAATCATATTAATTCTATTTAGTCCGTGTATATATGTCCAGACATTAATTCTCTCAACTTTAGGTTAAGGACTTGTTTGGTCTGACAAATAATATCGgccaaaaaatcaaattaatctaAAACAAAACTCGGTAAGAATCCAAGGATAAAATCCAAACAAGTCTTAATGTTCCCGAGAAATGAATTATGGGGGAGAGTAAGGTGGTGGGGGGCAAATGAATAGAGAAAGATGTCAGTCATACATATCTtgacaaattatattataatattctgTTCATGGAAAGTgtccaaatatatattattattgtagcAGTTGATTGgtgatgtttatttatttatttatttattatttctttcaatATCTCTATTTAAATATGATCAagatcataattttatttgaatgattttgttaattggtttacctaaatctaaattattttcaaggAAGGAAGAGATGGATAAACTATATATGAcattagctagctagctagctagggaTGGAAAATGAGCAAAGATTTATCACATCCCTTAGTTGTACTCTTTTGATTTAGGGTgaattgagtttttattttttattttttttttacattattgtCCCATAGATTAGATAGCATATGATATCAGATGCAACTTTCCACTATTATTAATCATGGATGGTTTTAGTGATTTtcagaataaataaataaataaaatcactcTTCTTCAATGAGTCCCTTTCGCCTTTCGGAAAGGCCCAAAGGCTCAGATGGCCCACTTAAACGTGTGAGGAAAACAAAACAAGACATAATAATGCGGGGTCTCgcattaattatttgtttcttcAGGAAATTATTTTACTCGTTTTCAGAGTTggtaacaaacaaacaaacaaacacagACTACCCTGTTAAGAATTTATATACGACCAAACAAAACCAGTCGGGCCCTAGTTTATAGGTCTAGGGTCAGGACTCAGGATCAGGGTCGGGTCCTACATAAACGAGATATTCGAGTGATTGcttctattaatttaatgagAGAATCAATTTTGGCATAGCAAACATCCAAATTGATTGATTATTTCCCATGCATATTTGATCAATTAACATATGATGCAAAACAAAgggtaaataaaattaatgctAGCGTTTCTATGTCTTCTTGTAAATATGACGATTGAAGTTAATTCAAATTATCGTAGATATTAGTTTGTTAATTAAAACGAACCCAcacattgaattacaatatgGATAAAAGTTCAATTGTCCTAATTAGATTTCATAACTTCCAACCATTTCTTCCACTACTACGACTAATTTTTGTTAGTTTACGTACtcttattacattattattattattataagtagtttattttcaacaaagcaaaaaaaaaaagaaaatgaaggaagGAGAAGTCAATGTTTAAAACAAATGaatgaaatttgaaataaaattaagggATGGAATATggatatctatctatctatctacttTAATGATGGGCCATTGATGAAGATAAAACGGGCCGAAAAGAGGCCCATATCGGAAGCAGAGTAAGAGGTGGGGATGTTGGATCATATATAGATAGATGCATGGAGTACACGTGTCCGTCCATATGGATGCCACGTCGTCCCTATTATAGGATCGTCATGACATTTGGATCAACATTAGCAAAAtgagttttaattataataatatatatggtgTTGAACATTAATAATTTGTGAAAATCGATCGATCCCATGAAtccatgatgatgatgatgaaatcCAAGGCGGCGTTGCTATCTTCAAcagaagcagcagcagcagcagctatAATCAACAATTCGACCACAAAAAAGAAGACAAGTGCAACTTATAAACTGATCATCAACCACCAACGATCCAAGCCGACTCTGCTCCTCTATCATCAATATCAGTCTAGGGTGCCTGCTTTAGTTCATTATAACCAATCCCAATCCCAATCCTATCCGCCGGACTTTCCTACCCATGTGCCTGAACCTGATATCATCCCACCGGAGGTGCCTGATCCTCCTCAGACACCGAATATCCCCGAATTTGATCTTCCCCCTTCAGTACCGACGCCGCCAGACTTTCCGGGTCCACCAACTCCGTCGCCACCTGTCCCCGAGGCCCCTACTACTCTGCCTCCACAGGGTCCGCCGGATGTTCTTCCACCGCATCCGCCGGAAGTGGGACCTTCGCATATTATATTCTAACCACCACCTGTTCAAGACTTCAAGTAGCCTTAGCCAAAGGGAAATCCAACTCCCAAGTCACTTTTCTTTTCCTTAATTATTATAGTATAAGTTGTAATTTGTTAGTGTTTTTGTGGTTGAATATTATTGTCCTTGAAAAATAAAGTGTAATCATGTAGCCGCAAATCTACTTAACAAACCCATCTGTCGGAGGACTTTGGTGATTGAAGGGATGGGCCACATGACAAAGGAGGAAAGATCGGGCCTCATCGATCTACCTTATGATATCTATTATATGTTAACGTAATCTTAGTAGTCAATTTTGAGTTCCACAACAAATTCAGTCAACTGAATAGACTTTATAATATAGCGTACAACAGTGACCAATATTTTCATATCATGTCATTGTATAACATTAcgaataataacaataataataataagtttgatCTCCTTAATTATAAGTCACAAGTTTTTAGTAACAAGGCATTTTCCCCCACATCACCTCCACATAACCAACAATAATTCTTGACTATTCTCAAAAATATTTCCACATAACGGAAATAACCTCCAAATACTACAACATTGTAAGGACAACTTATTGAACCAACCAAACTAATTTTAATCTGACTTGCTCTTGATTAGCTGTTTAATTCCAAcgcatattaataaataagcgATGTCGCTGCCCCACCAAGGTAATCTAGCTAGTTCGATTTTATCTGAAAATGTTTTGAGTTTAACCAGGATCATGGTTGTGCCCTCCATCAACTTTAACTAATTGAACTactttataaatcattttactCTTCAAAATGGAAACTTAATCTCCGTCTTACTAATAATTGTGTCTCAAAAGGGCTTTAGATTTGGTTTAACACCCAATAGAAGCCCCAGATACATAGAAGGGAAACCCCACGGTCAAAATCGAGAACATTAGTCAATCTATTCATTCAACTaggaaataaaattttgtatttgttaAGATTAATGTGAAGCCCAAAGCAAGCTCCAAATAATAAAAGGATATCTCACAaatatttgatgtttttatcCGTGACTTGAATCATACAAAGTGTCatccataaaaaaacaaaaaacaaatgagATATAGAGAAGGGGACCTTCTCAACCCACAATTCACTTCGTGGATAAGACCCGCGTTTTTCGCAAATACCATCATTCTAGTAAGATTTTTTATGACATTGGCGAACAAAAAAAAGGGACAATGGATCCCTGTTTGAGAAttctcattaataataatagaaaacttTATCATTGTAATACAAAATCTTATCTAGTTGATCAATTTCTCCTATGCTCAATTTTAGCCATGTTAATGCActcattaaaattcaaatatttgacGACTCTGGATAAAAGTCAACTAATTGCCCAAAATAACTAATCTTATCTAGGAACTCCGTGAAACTTATTCGTcttgatatataattttatagaaaaatgataaagacttatggatcaaaatcttttaaagtCAATAGTCCGTGGAACCTTCCGATAAGTGCaattaacatataattttagCTTTTATCGAACGATAagaaccaataaaaaaaattccattGCATCCATTATATAATCCATAAGGATCGATCACACCTTCTTAAAAAAGGCGAGGgactaaaataaatcaaaaataattctgTCTAACTTAGGTCTCACTCTCTTTGAACATTTAATAAGTTCTTAAAAAgttaacaatatttgttcaaATGGACTGTTAATCATCGTACATAATATCAAATTAGTAATAACATTATTTAGATTTATGGTTAATGGAgccaatattatatataataagataattTCAGCTATCACAAAGAATTAGCTTAGCtaagttatatataatcttGAATATTATCGAtgataatttcagttatcacAAAATAGACAGGTAATCAAAAATCAACTCCAACAACGAATTATTAACTAGTGTTCCGATGTGAAAGACAAACCTAACTAACTagggtttatttatatatatatatgacatatatCCTTCGATCTCCGAGCTAAGAGTCATGG from Impatiens glandulifera chromosome 9, dImpGla2.1, whole genome shotgun sequence includes the following:
- the LOC124916453 gene encoding sulfated surface glycoprotein 185, coding for MMMMMKSKAALLSSTEAAAAAAIINNSTTKKKTSATYKLIINHQRSKPTLLLYHQYQSRVPALVHYNQSQSQSYPPDFPTHVPEPDIIPPEVPDPPQTPNIPEFDLPPSVPTPPDFPGPPTPSPPVPEAPTTLPPQGPPDVLPPHPPEVGPSHIIF